The following coding sequences lie in one Brevibacterium marinum genomic window:
- the trpC gene encoding indole-3-glycerol phosphate synthase TrpC produces MTVLDDIVAGVREDLAERRRRTPLTDVIERAHAAAPARAFDLDPEFGVIAEVKRRSPSRGDLAHIPDPGTLAGLYAAGGARAISVLTEGRRFSGSLEDLDTVRAAVDIPVLRKDFMVDEYQFHEARAHGADIVLLIVAALDVGQLHEFHNLARELGMTALVETHSADELATAAELEAPLIGINTRNLKDLSVDTARFAPLADLAPANCTLVAESGVTGPEDVGIYAAAGADLALVGEALVTGGDARSAVATFTSAGRERRAPKAS; encoded by the coding sequence ATGACGGTTCTCGACGACATCGTCGCCGGTGTGCGCGAGGACCTCGCCGAACGCCGGCGACGGACACCGCTGACAGACGTCATCGAACGCGCGCACGCCGCTGCGCCTGCGCGCGCGTTCGACCTCGACCCCGAATTCGGCGTCATCGCCGAGGTGAAGCGACGTTCACCCTCCCGTGGCGACCTCGCCCACATCCCCGATCCCGGAACCCTGGCCGGTCTCTATGCCGCCGGGGGAGCCCGGGCGATCAGCGTCCTCACCGAAGGACGTCGGTTCTCCGGCAGCCTCGAGGATCTCGACACCGTGCGTGCCGCGGTCGACATCCCTGTGCTGCGCAAGGACTTCATGGTCGACGAATATCAGTTCCACGAGGCACGCGCCCATGGTGCAGACATCGTTCTCCTCATCGTCGCAGCCCTCGACGTCGGGCAGCTGCACGAATTCCACAATCTCGCCCGCGAACTGGGCATGACCGCGCTCGTTGAGACCCACAGTGCGGACGAACTTGCGACCGCGGCCGAACTCGAGGCCCCTCTGATCGGAATCAACACCCGCAACCTCAAGGACCTCAGCGTCGATACGGCCCGCTTCGCGCCCCTGGCCGATCTCGCACCTGCGAACTGCACACTCGTCGCGGAATCCGGCGTCACCGGCCCGGAGGACGTGGGCATCTACGCCGCGGCCGGTGCCGATCTCGCGCTCGTCGGCGAGGCGCTCGTCACCGGCGGTGATGCCCGGTCCGCTGTGGCCACCTTCACCTCGGCGGGGCGGGAGCGCCGGGCGCCGAAGGCGTCCTGA